Below is a genomic region from Paenibacillus rhizovicinus.
GGCATCATGACCGACGTGCCGCTGCTGCCCTCGTCCCGCCGGATTTCGCCGCTTGCCGCCTTCGTGCCCGGAATCGGCGCGAAATCCCACAACCCGCGAATTTCAGGCGCGGATACGGTCAAATTGTTGTACAGCGTGTAATCGGCGATCCCGATCGGCATCTCGCCGGTCCGGAACCTGTTAGGGAAGTCGAACGTAAGCGGCATTCTGTAATTCGTATAAAACTCCGTCCACTGCCGGAACGAACGCATCGACGCCTCGGAATCCAGATCGCTCCGCTTGCCGCCATTCGCGTACAGCCGGCCATTCGACTGGAACAGCAGCGACGTATAGATCGCGTTCGGCGCCATCGACGGCATCCGGGCAAAGTTCTGCTCCAACGGCAGCTCGAATTGCATATTGTTCTTCTGCAGCACCGGGATCATGTCGTACACATCGTCCCACGTTTGCGGCACCTTCAGCCCCAGTTCATCGAGCACGTCCTTCCGGTAAAACAGCATGCCGAACGATTGCTGCTCCGGCAGCGCGTAGACGTTGTCGCCGTACCGGTAAGGCACCATGGCGCTGTCGCGGAAGCGCGAGGCCACTTGGGCGAAATCCTTAAATACGGTCAGATCCTGCGCGGCATTGCGCATCGCGAAGTTAACCGGCGTCTGGTTATCGATCTGCATCGCTACGTCCGGCCCTTCGCCTGCCAGCGTCGCAGGCAGCAGATTGCCCATCTGCACCAGCTTCAGGTCGACTTTGATGCCGGTTTCCGGCGTGAACGTGTCGTCGATCATCGACTTCAGCGCCTGCGCCTGATCGCGGCCCGTGCCGATCCATACCGTAACCGTCCCGCCTTGCTTGCCGTCGCCGGAGGACACGTCGCCGAGGCTGTTGTAATCCTCGAAGAAGGAATACAAGAATGCCTGGCTCTCGTGCTTCACCTTGGCCAGCCACGAAGCGTTCGCCTTCGGCAGCGTAACGTCCGTGCCCGCAAGCAGCAAATAATCGATATCGAGCGGCTGTTCGCGGACCGTAAGCAGCCAAGTGCCTAAGCTGCCGACGTTTACTTTGTACGTATCCAGCCGGTCTTGAATCGTATCCGGGCGCTTCGCCATGTCTTCCAGTTGATAAGCCGTCCGGTACAGCGCCGCTACCTGTTCGCTCTTCTCGCCGGTCAATTGCTCCAGTGCGTCTCCGATGCCGTACAGCAGCTTGCTCTGCGCATTGAATCTCGATACCAGTCCGGGAACTTGGCGATCGAGGTGATAGTCACGGTTCGGGTCGGGCGTCGAGCCGGTAATTTTGATGATGTCCCGGTACAGCGCGTTCAACTCCAGCACTGCGTTCTGCACGGCGCGGATCATCGGTGCCACGTCGCCGAGCGAAACTTCCAAACGAATCGTATGCTTGCCCTTCGCAAGCTTGAACAGATACGGGTCCTTGCTTCCGCCGAGAATGCCCATGCTCCAGTCCCGGTCGTACAGAAATCGGATTTCTTTCGCTTCCTGGAACGGAATCGTCCCGTCGATCGTCAATTTCCGAGTGGCGTACAAGCCGCGCAGCTCGTTCTGACGGCTCTTGAACGCGATCCGGTACAAGCCGTCCTCCGGCGCCTCGACATCCCATTCGATCCATTGGCCGGGCATGCGCCAGTTGTGTCCGCCGATCATGTTCATCCGGATTTTCGATACGTCGTACGGCTCCGTTGCCGGGCTTGAGCGGTCGTTCGAAGGATACAGCGTCGGGTCGGAGACGCGGACCGCTTGCTCCCCCTGCACTTTGACGAGCGCGTCCTTGACCGGCTTCAGGCCTTCCGACGCATACGCTTGGCTTGCTTCCGCGTACGTCGGCGTTGCCGGCTGCTGCATCAGCCTGATGTCCCCGATGACCATCGGCTCCCGCAGCGAGACGAACGTAATGGTATGCTTGCCTGCGGATAAGTGAAAATAAAACGGCTGCTCGTAAGAGCCTTCCGCATCTTTGACGATCGCTTGCTGCCACACCGGCTTCTCGATTTCCTGCGGCCGGATGTCGTTGCCGTTATCGTCGCGTTTGGCGATCGCGGACGCGCTCCCCCATACGCGGGAGAAGACGATGCTTCCCGCCTCGGTGAACGGCGCCTGGCCGTCGATCAGAATCTGTCGTTCGATGGCCGCGCTCTTGCCTTCAATCGGAAAGTAGTCGACCGCCATGTTATACAAGCCCGTTGCCGGTACGTCCACGTTCCAGGCGATCGAACCGGATTCGTCCGTCCATACCGCCTCGCCCTGCGCGCCTTCGTACTGCGGCATGACCTTCGCCTTCATATCGTTCGCGGAGGCATAGTCGCCGGCGGGAATCGTTACGCCCGCTTCCGGCTTAGGTTCATCCTTGAATGCCGCGAGGTAGGCTGCGTAGCTCCCCTTCTGCGGCTTGCCGGCCAACGCTTCGTCCATGACGGAGGCATCGCCCGCGGCGAACACGCGGTCTGACTTTCCTTGCTGAACCGCCCTGTACAACGGCACGGCGACAGCTATCGCCACAATAGCCGACAGCCCATATATGGCCGGCCTTCTCCAACGTCCGTAAGGCACTCGCCGTCCCTCCTTTCAACGTCCCCGCAATGCCGGAAACAATCGCCCCGGAATTCCGTTTCCTGCCTGAGCCTTCAGGGAAGACCAGGCGGGAATTCCGGGTGCGACTGTTCGCGATTTCCATTGCGGATGCGGATGCTATTGCTTCAGCAAGATGTCCGCTTTATCCTGGAGCATCGGGCCGTACTTCTGAGCCGCCTGCGCCGCGGTCGTGGCGCCCGTTGCCAGCTCGTTGCCGATTTGGTCGATGAGGCCGCCGTTGATCGTGTTGAAGAAGTCGAAATTGACGTTTTTGCTCAGCATTTTGGCCACTTCGATATCGTCGTCGTGGTCGTATTGCGCATTGTAATACTCGTCGGCATGCGCTTCGGTATCCCAAACCTGCAGCTCTTTCCAAATTTGCATGACGGCTTCCGGGTATTTCGTGCCCTTCGCGATGAAGTTCGAGTTCGTTTGTCTGGACGGGTTCACGTAATCCGTCTGTCCCGGTCCGAGCGGCATCGGCAGGAATCCGTAGCCGTCCTGCTTCATGTTCGCTTTCCAAGTGCCGCCCGTCCACGAGAAGCTCGGCGTCATCCCGATATTTCCTTTCGGGAACGAATCGAGGAAGCCCCAAGTCGAATCCGCGACCACTTTGTCTTCCGTGAACAGCTTCGCCATGAAGTCCATCGCTTCTTGCGTCTTCGGATCGTCAAGCGTCTGCTTGCCCGTCTCCAGATCGAAGAGATGGCCGCCGTTCGCCAAGGCCTGGAACCAGACCCAGTCACCCGCATAGCCCGTCAGTCCCCATTGATCCGGTTTGCCGTCCCCGTTCGTATCCTTGGTCAGCTGCTTCGCCACTTCCCTGAACTTATCCCAGGTCCATTCTTTGCTTTCGACCCACGTATGCGGATCAGGCAAGCCGTTCTTCTCGAACAGCGCCCGGTTATAGAAAATACCGATTTGATCGACGCTCGCTTCCGTATTGAAGCCGTAAATCTTCCCGTTATAGCCCGTGTACTTGCGGAAATCGTCGACCGGAATTTGCTTCTCGTCCGAAAGCGAGATTAAATCGTCGATCGGCAGGAACAGCCCTTCCTTGGCGAGGCCGGGCACGACATCCGAACTGCCCATGTACCAAATTTCGGCGGCAGGGCTGCCGTTCAGAATCGAGGCCTTCATTTTGTTCTGGAACTCTTCGTTCGGAATGTTCAAGTATTGGATCTTCACGTTGTATTTCGCTTCGACCGCTTTCTGCAGCTCGAGACGCTTCGCGCCCATCGGCGTATCCGGCGTCGGCGTGCCGTCCCAGTTGGCGGCGATCCGAATGGTCATGCCCGATACTTTGCTCATCGTCGTGACATCGTCGTCTTCCGCGTTGTTCGCGCCGTTGTTAGCCGCGTTGCCGCCGCTTGCTGCCGCATTGCCGTTCGTCGCTTTCGTGCCGTCGTTACCGGCCGCTGCCGTGTTTCCGTTGCCGGCTGCGTTGTCCCCGCCGTTATTCGAGTTGCTGCAAGCCGTCAAGGCTGCCAAGGATATACTGGCCATAAGCACGAGCGATTTGAACTTTAACGATCGGTTCATTGTCATTCCCCCACATTAAATTGTCGTCGAATCCTTACGGTACAGCCGTTTCTTCCGTTCGTTTCCGTCTGCGGTCCGCAGCCCGCATCGTTCTTGATTGCCGATGCATTCGTGCCGGCACTCGCTTGGTCGTTCATCACATCCTTCCCGGACAGCCGCCTCATGCGGTGATTCGCATTCGTAAAATGCAGCCTATTTTCCCGTTGTAAGCGCGATCATAATATCCGATGAAAGCAGACGGGAACCGAGCTGTTTGCATCTTCGGCATGCGAATTTCCCGCGCCAGCCGACTTGCGGCGGCGATAAGCAAGCGCTGCTGCATGGCCTTTCTCTTATGTACAAATCATAATTCATTGCTTTTCGCGGTTATATATTACTCTCTGAACATCGATCGTCTTTTGTTAGCCAGTTGTCTGGATCTCCGGTTAAGCGGACGCCTGAACGCAAAAAAGACCCCGGGGGGCTGCCCCGAGGTCAGAGTATATGTTGAACTGTAGTTGCTTCTCGATCTAACCGGAGGCCTTCGAGCCTCGCTTCGTTCAACGCATATAACGCATGCAGCTACTTGCCATTAATGTGCTGCCGTTTGTCCGTTTGCAGCCGTGCCGCCTGTCGTGTTGGTTGTTCCGGCTGCCGTATTCGTCGGCGGCGGATGCGGCGTGCCGTCCAGGCCGACGTACTCGTCGTACGCGTCGAAGATTTTACGCGCGATCGGCGCGGCGCCGTAGGCGCCGAACCCGCCGTCCGGCACGACGACCGCCACGGCGAGAACAGGGTGCTCTGCCGGCGCGAGGGCGATGAACACGGAGTTCTCGACCTTCTTCCGGTCGCCGACGTCCTGCTCGGACGTACCCGTTTTGCGAAGGAAATTGTACTTGAAGTCGTCGAAGCCCTGCACGGAAACCTTGCTCATGCCAGCGTAAATTTCGTCCCAATACTCTTGCGGGAACGATACGGTATTCAATACTTTCGGCGTGAAGCCCTGCACGACTTTGCCG
It encodes:
- a CDS encoding ABC transporter substrate-binding protein produces the protein MNRSLKFKSLVLMASISLAALTACSNSNNGGDNAAGNGNTAAAGNDGTKATNGNAAASGGNAANNGANNAEDDDVTTMSKVSGMTIRIAANWDGTPTPDTPMGAKRLELQKAVEAKYNVKIQYLNIPNEEFQNKMKASILNGSPAAEIWYMGSSDVVPGLAKEGLFLPIDDLISLSDEKQIPVDDFRKYTGYNGKIYGFNTEASVDQIGIFYNRALFEKNGLPDPHTWVESKEWTWDKFREVAKQLTKDTNGDGKPDQWGLTGYAGDWVWFQALANGGHLFDLETGKQTLDDPKTQEAMDFMAKLFTEDKVVADSTWGFLDSFPKGNIGMTPSFSWTGGTWKANMKQDGYGFLPMPLGPGQTDYVNPSRQTNSNFIAKGTKYPEAVMQIWKELQVWDTEAHADEYYNAQYDHDDDIEVAKMLSKNVNFDFFNTINGGLIDQIGNELATGATTAAQAAQKYGPMLQDKADILLKQ
- a CDS encoding extracellular solute-binding protein — encoded protein: MPYGRWRRPAIYGLSAIVAIAVAVPLYRAVQQGKSDRVFAAGDASVMDEALAGKPQKGSYAAYLAAFKDEPKPEAGVTIPAGDYASANDMKAKVMPQYEGAQGEAVWTDESGSIAWNVDVPATGLYNMAVDYFPIEGKSAAIERQILIDGQAPFTEAGSIVFSRVWGSASAIAKRDDNGNDIRPQEIEKPVWQQAIVKDAEGSYEQPFYFHLSAGKHTITFVSLREPMVIGDIRLMQQPATPTYAEASQAYASEGLKPVKDALVKVQGEQAVRVSDPTLYPSNDRSSPATEPYDVSKIRMNMIGGHNWRMPGQWIEWDVEAPEDGLYRIAFKSRQNELRGLYATRKLTIDGTIPFQEAKEIRFLYDRDWSMGILGGSKDPYLFKLAKGKHTIRLEVSLGDVAPMIRAVQNAVLELNALYRDIIKITGSTPDPNRDYHLDRQVPGLVSRFNAQSKLLYGIGDALEQLTGEKSEQVAALYRTAYQLEDMAKRPDTIQDRLDTYKVNVGSLGTWLLTVREQPLDIDYLLLAGTDVTLPKANASWLAKVKHESQAFLYSFFEDYNSLGDVSSGDGKQGGTVTVWIGTGRDQAQALKSMIDDTFTPETGIKVDLKLVQMGNLLPATLAGEGPDVAMQIDNQTPVNFAMRNAAQDLTVFKDFAQVASRFRDSAMVPYRYGDNVYALPEQQSFGMLFYRKDVLDELGLKVPQTWDDVYDMIPVLQKNNMQFELPLEQNFARMPSMAPNAIYTSLLFQSNGRLYANGGKRSDLDSEASMRSFRQWTEFYTNYRMPLTFDFPNRFRTGEMPIGIADYTLYNNLTVSAPEIRGLWDFAPIPGTKAASGEIRRDEGSSGTSVMMPGNAAHKDNAWSFMKWWTSTDTQVRFGREMEGLMGAAARYPTANTEALAELPWPVKDYRSLQEQWEWVQGIPEVPGGYYTGRQIDNAFRKVVNENANARETLYDYTRSINDEISLKRSEFKLPD